Proteins from a single region of Allocatelliglobosispora scoriae:
- a CDS encoding FtsK/SpoIIIE domain-containing protein, protein MSNRVRRGPLVASVRRELAAARAAVRRCLDDGLARQREAHAQLSAAKASSAERFATLARQRDAEVSAAADRLVRQTAALTKALRELAAAAAPDACGAPWSTWPSLTESQADRADRADRSDRGDRQDRRNSSRVGPMAPGLLRIGELAEVGVPALLPLLDATHLWLTTDDRPLSDGVIAGLLLRTLRSTPSGQVKLWIFDPGQLGGALAGFAPLATSGQLTFVGPGGLTGMLDGLVEEIQRINEQVLAGEHAGLAEAAAVSGRRPEPWRIAVLLGDDTVELSTAQRAQLDRITRTGVAAGVHIVTRGITLVEHPTVLSMTIAAGLGVAPGLTGELSIALDQAPPAELVTAVCKELAAGPPPATLDYLLPEELWTESSAECLRAPIGEGTDGELAELVLGDDPPHALIAGPSGSGKTNLIYAFLAGLTSRYAPSELELHLLDFKEGVSFARFAPSHRDETWLPHLRLVGINVNADREFGLALLRHLADELRRRAAAAKKHGATKLAELRSEDPGGHWPRIIAVIDEFQVLLTGRDAVTSEAVALLEDLARRGRSQGIHLVLASQDVTGIEALWGRSGLVGQFTLRIALPKARRVLAETNLAADLIPRHHAVINADSGSPTANQIVRLPNCGNRVEWQELQRSLWLQRAADADEPRLFDGDARPAYPILPGGPSPLANQGAVALIGETIDVTGRPATVRLNRAPGRNLAVLGNRIDEACAVLASAGLALARQHEPGSADFTILCLDSDAEHAAKALHAALPVSEFHGVDSLYPALLDLAESAENDRPHYVLAYALDAASAQLAARRGPGEPTGHELLRTVLSRGPERRTHMLAWWRTVARLRDDLGGIGARLDAIGAWVALDVHGNELAPLTPQPGGPVWFPREQRALFFDRAVHRSPEIIIPYEVTL, encoded by the coding sequence GTGTCTAACAGGGTCCGGCGGGGTCCCCTCGTCGCCTCCGTACGCCGGGAACTCGCCGCTGCCCGCGCTGCGGTCCGGCGCTGCCTCGACGACGGGCTGGCCCGCCAGCGGGAGGCGCACGCGCAGCTCAGTGCCGCGAAGGCCAGCTCGGCCGAGCGCTTCGCCACCCTGGCGCGCCAGCGCGACGCGGAGGTCTCCGCAGCCGCCGACCGGCTGGTACGCCAGACCGCAGCCCTGACGAAGGCCCTGCGCGAACTCGCCGCCGCAGCAGCCCCCGACGCCTGCGGAGCACCCTGGTCAACCTGGCCGTCCCTCACCGAGTCCCAAGCCGACCGAGCCGATCGAGCCGACCGCAGCGACCGAGGCGACCGGCAAGATCGCCGCAACTCTTCAAGAGTTGGTCCTATGGCACCGGGGCTGTTGCGGATCGGGGAGCTTGCCGAGGTGGGCGTACCGGCGCTGCTGCCGCTGCTCGACGCGACCCATCTCTGGCTCACCACCGACGACCGACCCCTCTCGGACGGTGTGATCGCCGGGTTGCTCCTGCGTACGCTCCGCTCCACGCCCAGCGGCCAGGTCAAACTCTGGATCTTCGATCCCGGGCAGCTCGGCGGGGCGCTCGCCGGTTTCGCGCCCCTCGCCACGAGCGGGCAGCTCACCTTCGTCGGGCCGGGCGGGCTCACCGGCATGCTCGACGGGCTGGTCGAGGAGATCCAGCGGATCAACGAGCAGGTCCTCGCCGGGGAGCACGCCGGACTCGCCGAAGCGGCTGCCGTCTCCGGGCGCCGCCCCGAACCGTGGCGGATCGCCGTCCTGCTCGGCGACGACACCGTCGAGCTCAGCACCGCGCAGCGGGCACAGCTGGACCGGATCACGCGTACCGGGGTCGCGGCCGGCGTACATATCGTGACCAGGGGAATCACGCTCGTGGAGCACCCGACGGTGCTCTCGATGACGATCGCGGCCGGACTCGGTGTGGCACCGGGGCTCACCGGGGAGCTGTCGATCGCGCTCGACCAGGCCCCGCCCGCCGAACTCGTCACCGCCGTCTGCAAGGAGCTCGCCGCCGGGCCGCCCCCGGCGACACTCGACTATCTGCTCCCCGAGGAGCTGTGGACCGAGTCCTCCGCCGAGTGCCTCCGGGCGCCGATCGGTGAGGGCACCGACGGCGAGCTCGCCGAACTCGTCCTCGGCGACGACCCGCCGCACGCGCTCATCGCCGGCCCGTCCGGCTCCGGGAAGACCAACCTGATCTACGCGTTCCTCGCCGGTCTCACCAGCCGGTACGCCCCCAGCGAGCTCGAGCTGCACCTGCTCGACTTCAAGGAGGGCGTCTCGTTCGCCCGCTTCGCACCGTCGCACCGCGACGAGACCTGGCTGCCGCATCTGCGCCTCGTCGGCATCAACGTCAACGCCGACCGCGAGTTCGGCCTGGCCCTGCTGCGCCACCTCGCCGACGAGCTGCGCCGACGGGCCGCCGCCGCCAAGAAGCACGGCGCGACGAAGCTGGCCGAGCTGCGCAGCGAGGACCCCGGCGGCCACTGGCCCCGGATCATCGCCGTGATCGACGAGTTCCAGGTGCTGCTCACCGGCCGCGACGCGGTGACGAGCGAGGCCGTCGCCCTGCTGGAGGACCTCGCCCGGCGCGGGCGCTCGCAGGGCATCCACCTCGTGCTCGCCTCCCAGGACGTCACCGGCATCGAGGCCCTTTGGGGGCGCTCCGGCCTCGTCGGGCAGTTCACCCTGCGGATCGCCCTGCCCAAGGCGCGCCGGGTACTCGCCGAGACCAACCTCGCCGCCGACCTGATCCCCCGGCACCACGCGGTGATCAACGCCGACTCCGGCTCCCCCACCGCCAACCAGATCGTCCGCCTCCCCAACTGCGGCAACCGGGTCGAGTGGCAGGAGCTGCAGCGCAGCCTCTGGCTCCAGCGCGCCGCCGATGCCGACGAGCCCCGGCTCTTCGACGGCGACGCCCGGCCCGCCTACCCGATCCTGCCCGGCGGGCCCTCGCCGCTCGCCAACCAGGGCGCGGTGGCGCTCATCGGCGAGACGATCGACGTCACCGGGCGGCCCGCGACCGTACGCCTCAACCGGGCACCCGGCCGCAACCTCGCCGTCCTCGGCAACCGCATCGACGAAGCCTGTGCCGTACTCGCGTCAGCCGGGCTCGCCCTGGCCCGCCAGCACGAGCCGGGCAGCGCCGACTTCACCATCCTCTGCCTCGACTCCGACGCCGAACACGCCGCCAAGGCGCTGCACGCGGCGCTGCCGGTCTCGGAGTTCCACGGAGTGGACAGCCTCTACCCGGCGCTGCTCGACCTCGCCGAGTCGGCCGAGAACGACCGCCCGCACTACGTCCTCGCCTACGCCCTCGATGCCGCCTCGGCACAGCTCGCCGCACGGCGGGGACCCGGCGAGCCGACCGGGCACGAGCTGCTGCGGACCGTGCTGTCCCGGGGGCCGGAACGGCGTACCCACATGCTGGCCTGGTGGCGGACGGTCGCGCGGCTGCGCGACGACCTCGGGGGGATCGGAGCGCGGCTCGATGCGATCGGCGCGTGGGTGGCGCTGGACGTGCACGGCAATGAGCTCGCGCCGCTGACGCCGCAGCCGGGCGGGCCGGTGTGGTTCCCGCGCGAGCAGCGGGCGCTCTTCTTCGACCGGGCGGTGCACCGCAGCCCGGAGATCATCATCCCCTACGAGGTGACGCTGTGA
- a CDS encoding DUF4126 domain-containing protein yields the protein MLEALTGAGLASAAGLNAYIPLLAIGLLARYTDLIELPKTWSWISNGWVLVILCVLLAIEFVADKIPAVDSVNDIVQTVVRPTAGGLAFGAGSSSETVTVSDPASFFESKQWVPILIGIVMALGVHITKATARPVINTMTLGVGAPVASTVEDTASAGLSVTAIIIPILIILFLIGFVFFVWWMLRRRKRMKLARQAYANQYR from the coding sequence GTGCTTGAAGCGCTCACCGGTGCCGGTCTCGCCTCCGCGGCGGGACTCAATGCCTACATTCCGCTCCTCGCGATCGGTCTGCTCGCCAGGTACACCGACCTGATCGAGTTACCCAAGACGTGGAGTTGGATCTCCAACGGCTGGGTCCTGGTCATCCTCTGCGTGCTGCTCGCGATCGAGTTCGTCGCCGACAAGATCCCGGCGGTCGACTCCGTCAACGACATCGTGCAGACGGTGGTCCGGCCGACCGCCGGTGGTCTCGCCTTCGGCGCCGGGTCGAGTTCGGAGACGGTCACGGTCTCGGACCCGGCGAGCTTCTTCGAGTCCAAACAGTGGGTGCCGATCCTGATCGGCATCGTCATGGCACTCGGCGTCCACATCACCAAGGCGACCGCCCGGCCGGTGATCAACACGATGACGCTGGGCGTGGGCGCGCCGGTCGCATCGACGGTCGAGGACACGGCGAGTGCCGGGCTCTCGGTCACCGCGATCATCATCCCGATCCTGATCATCCTTTTCCTGATCGGATTCGTCTTCTTCGTCTGGTGGATGCTGCGCAGGCGGAAGCGGATGAAGTTGGCACGGCAGGCGTACGCCAACCAGTACAGATAG
- the nucS gene encoding endonuclease NucS → MRLVIARCSVDYVGRLAAHLPTANRLIMVKADGSVLVHSDGGSYKPLNWMSPPCKIEEAPGVWRVVNKAGEELRITLEEVFSDSAHELGQDPGLRKDGVEAHLQELLAALPETFGEGFSLVRREYMTAIGPVDLLCRDKAGAHVAIEVKRRGDIDGVEQLTRYLELLNRDTLLAPVAGIFVAQEIKPQARVLAADRGIRCVVVDYDRLRGMERNELTLF, encoded by the coding sequence GTGCGTTTGGTGATAGCTCGATGCTCGGTGGATTACGTCGGACGGCTCGCGGCGCACCTGCCGACCGCTAACCGACTGATCATGGTCAAGGCCGACGGTTCGGTCCTCGTGCACTCCGACGGCGGCTCCTACAAGCCGCTGAACTGGATGTCGCCGCCCTGCAAGATCGAGGAAGCGCCCGGCGTGTGGCGCGTCGTCAACAAGGCGGGCGAGGAGCTGCGGATCACCCTGGAGGAGGTCTTCAGCGACTCCGCGCACGAGCTGGGGCAGGATCCCGGGCTGCGCAAGGACGGCGTCGAGGCGCACCTGCAGGAGCTGCTCGCGGCTCTGCCGGAGACGTTCGGCGAGGGCTTCTCCCTGGTCCGCCGCGAATACATGACGGCGATCGGACCGGTCGACCTGCTCTGCCGCGACAAGGCGGGCGCCCACGTGGCGATCGAGGTCAAGCGGCGCGGTGACATCGACGGGGTCGAGCAGCTGACCCGGTACCTGGAGCTGCTCAACCGGGACACGCTGCTGGCTCCGGTCGCCGGGATCTTCGTGGCGCAGGAGATCAAGCCGCAGGCTCGCGTACTCGCCGCGGACCGGGGCATCCGCTGCGTCGTCGTCGACTACGACCGCCTGCGCGGCATGGAACGCAACGAGCTCACCCTCTTCTAG